A part of Rhopalosiphum maidis isolate BTI-1 chromosome 3, ASM367621v3, whole genome shotgun sequence genomic DNA contains:
- the LOC113557656 gene encoding uncharacterized protein LOC113557656 — protein MIVKEVCNAIWSVMKSEFLPTPSKENWEKIALDFERNVNFPHCIGAVDGKHIRIICPSGSGSTYYNYKQYNSMVLMAIADSNYWFVYVNIGSYGKDCDSAIFKRNEIWKSITMGTHQLPEPKCLPGTDSPNVPYFFVGDEAFALHKHLLRPFGGSNLSVQK, from the coding sequence ATGATAGTAAAAGAAGTATGCAATGCTATTTGGTCAGTAATGAAATCGGAATTTCTACCCACACCTTCAAAAGAAAACTGGGAAAAAATCGCATTGGATTTTGAAAGAAATGTTAATTTTCCCCATTGCATAGGAGCAGTAGATGGGAAGCACATTCGGATAATTTGCCCATCTGGCAGTGGGTCCACGTATTATAACTACAAGCAATATAATTCAATGGTATTGATGGCAATAGCTGATTCAAATTACTGGTttgtatatgttaatattggaAGTTATGGGAAAGATTGCGATTCTGCTATTTTTAAGCGAAATGAGATATGGAAATCTATTACAATGGGAACGCACCAGCTTCCAGAACCGAAATGTCTGCCGGGTACTGATAGTCCTAATGTGCCTTATTTCTTCGTTGGAGACGAAGCCTTCGCATTACACAAACATTTATTACGGCCGTTTGGAGGATCAAACCTCtcagtacaaaaataa
- the LOC113557657 gene encoding putative leucine-rich repeat-containing protein DDB_G0290503 — MDNCIGEECKHNSNYMIDNCTIFNKKTNLKTENQNLKNDEQVLGNGNHFIDEILMRNNHEKNDLDKINLLSSLLSEKNNEVIERPSYCSNSCIAKCSYENKPLPDCINKNNISCKAQQLLCEIEEFCSKEPCNPNNKLLKQSRITICSLIEEMEIHSSALKYNQEKFECCFKSLNEERKMSKNKDSELCRMKTDLSILADKLKEIIKHNNFLSCNIDKVSKDLLSKIIEYKELLKKSDELKEQLNNVEYCLNLRIDESKCIKKELSKKCQIIEAGIIIKQEMEFKLSNLEKKLEKSKKLNNICNNKCNDLILLNLNLENNLQNEKNYNCKKAIYIDDLCKKIYDLETIIKGIEDHKLLYTEEISKLKTEKYEAELKLKEFNSMINTQKNKLAITISELAYTKESLKNKNDCQIQKIQQLEHNIKNYEKDIECYKVQHDILTNQCMMSNKDLSESQMIIKMLETKINEIDREYKMTLHDLTQECDHLKSENCKFLEKINELNENIICVNKEENHVRKDLAACNEKLLIANDEISHFDLEIKCINTKLEITTEKLTCTERELEEIKLKLNNETHLKDKINEKYCSIMYDYSCPQEKCLNVDNNRLSNPNLMSCKIARNANDGEQIIHLNLVDAGSQTHMCPIICQPITSTFHSITNNSNSCKSKQCDNCNSCISSCDSDKISNNPCQMDFKKNSLVSASDNCSCFGKSKVSTQCFGFLFDKENLQRQLNEMKLLLKKKEKAAKKELCDTEQIYYNKDMIINKCLDDTRKQYQQQLDDANAQLESYETAILYKEYELKNFQIREHQFKMEIEKLNETIQNKDKKIESEQKQVVSASNSKKDYEEPLLNHQKPLELEKLNKHSSAENFQLITDGNNNLNEMFSELDNKVEISQTLTKKKRISTRKNVNKSICALKKTKKTEKKKNKYGPKLNLPCCIGSKNPCNRQKILNLQRDGVVE, encoded by the exons ATGGATAATTGTATTGGAGAAGAGTGTAAACATAATTCTAATTACATGATTGATAACTGtaccatatttaataaaaaaactaatctaAAAACGgaaaaccaaaatttaaaaaatgatgaacAAGTCTTAGGAAATGGAAACCA ttttattgatGAAATTCTAATGCGGAATAACcacgaaaaaaatgatttagacaaaataaatttgttaagttCTTTGTTGTctgaaaaaaacaatgaagttatt GAAAGGCCAAGTTATTGTTCAAATTCTTGTATTGCTAAATGCTCATATGAAAACAAACCACTACCAgactgtataaataaaaataatatttcttgtaAAGCACAACAATTGTTGTGTGAAATTGAAGAATTTTGTTCAAAAGAACCATGCAAcccaaataataaactattgaaACAATCAAGGATTACTATTTGTTCTTTAATCGAGGAAATGGAAATACATAGTTCAGcgttaaaatataaccaaGAGAAATTTGAATgttgttttaaatcattaaacgaAGAACGAAAAATGTCTAAGAATAAAGATTCTGAGTTATGCAGAATGAAAACAGATTTATCTATTCTCGCTGATAAACTCAAAGaaatcattaaacataataactttTTGAGTTGTAATATAGACAAAGTTTCAAAAGATTTattgtctaaaataattgaatataaagaGTTGTTGAAGAAATCAGATGAGCTAAAAGAACAGTTGAACAACGTGGAATACTGTTTAAACTTGAGGATTGACGaaagtaaatgtattaaaaaagaattaagtaaaaaatgtcaaattattGAAGctggaataataattaaacaggagatggaatttaaattaagcaatttggaaaaaaagttagaaaaatcaaaaaagttaaataatatttgtaacaataaatgtaacgatttaattttactaaatttaaatcttgaaaataatttacaaaatgaaaaaaattataattgcaaaaaagctatttatattgatgatttatgcaaaaaaatatatgatttagaaactataataaaaggtATTGAAGATCACAAATTGTTGTATACAGAGGAAATTTCCAAacttaaaactgaaaaatatgaagCAGAACTAAAACTAAAGGAATTTAATAGTATGattaatacacaaaaaaataaattagctaTTACCATATCTGAACTAGCTTATACTAAAGAatctctaaaaaataaaaacgattgccaaattcaaaaaattcaacaattagaacataacattaaaaactatgaaaaagACATAGAATGTTATAAAGTACAAcatgatattttaacaaatcaaTGTATGATGAGTAATAAAGATCTATCAGAATcacaaatgataattaaaatgttagaaaCTAAAATTAACGAAATCGATAGAGAATATAAAATGACACTCCATGATTTAACTCAGGAATGTGATCATCTGAAAAGTGAAAACTGTAAATTcttggaaaaaattaatgaattaaatgaaaacataatatgtgtcaACAAAGAGGAGAATCACGTGCGAAAAGATTTAGCTGCATGCAACGAGAAACTATTGATTGCAAATGATGAAATAAGTCATTTTGATCTagagataaaatgtattaacacgAAATTGGAAATAACGACTGAAAAACTAACATGCACTGAACGAGAACTAGAAGagataaagttaaaattaaataatgaaacgcatcttaaagataaaataaatgaaaaatattgtagtataatgtatgattATTCGTGTCCTCAAGAAAAGTGTCTGAATGTCGATAATAACAG ACTCAGTAATCCAAATTTGATGTCATGTAAGATTGCGAGAAATGCTAATGATGgtgaacaaataatacatttaaacctAGTTGACGCTGGTTCACAGACACATATGTGTCCGATCATATGTCAGCCTATAACATCAACATTTCActctattacaaataattccaATTCTTGCAAATCTAAACAATGTGATAACTGTAATAGTTGTATTAGTTCATGTGATTCCGATAAAATTAGCAATAATCCATGCCAGATGGATTTCAAGAAAAATTCTCTTGTTAGCGCTTCTGATAACTGTTCTTGTTTTGGTAAATCAAAAGTCTCAACACaatgttttggttttttatttgataaagaaAATCTTCAACGTCAACTGAATGAAATGAAactactgttaaaaaaaaaagaaaaggcAGCAAAGAAAGAATTATGTGACACAGAAcagatttattacaataaggatatgataataaacaaatgtcTAGATGACACAAGGAAACAATACCAACAACAATTGGATGACGCTAACGCTCAATTAGAATCATACGAAACAGCAATTCTGTATAAAGAATATGAATTGAAAAACTTCCAAATAcgag aacatCAATTCAAAATGGAAATTGAGAAACTTAATGAAACGATACAAAACAaggataaaaaaatcgaatctGAACAAAAACAAGTAGTTTCTGCAAGTAATAGTAAGAAAGATTATGAAGAACcattattaaatcatcaaaaaccattggaattagaaaaattaaacaaacattCATCTGCTGAAAATTTCCAATTAATCAC ggACGGCAATAATAATCTGAATGAAATGTTTTCTGAGTTGGACAATAAAGTAGAAATATCTCAAACATTAACGAAGAAAAAACGAATTTCGAccagaaaaaatgttaacaaaagtATTTGCGCATTGAAAAAGACTAAGAAGaccgaaaagaaaaaaaataaatatggtccCAAATTGAATTTACCTTGTTGTATTGGATCAAAAAATCCTTGTAATagacaaaaaattttaaacctaCAGAGAGATGGTGTTGTAGAATGA
- the LOC113557659 gene encoding uncharacterized protein LOC113557659 — protein MVVNFGSNDRGRLEDFSSIEDASYGQASKANKRCLEEQETLQHFKQHTNRNEEGCFIVQLPTKQAISEIGATLPMATARFLNVEKRLQHDEHLKAEYIRFMNEYIEMGHMFQVMDDLIQTQNSFYLSHHSVIKASSLTTKVRVVFDASAKSISGVSLNDVLRCGPVVQQDLFSILIRFRKHQFVLTSEIEKKISPNKGGKGRLGPTKNCLEIQP, from the exons Atggttgtaaattt TGGGTCAAACGATAGAGGAAGATTGGAAGATTTCAGCAGCATTGAAGATGCAAGCTATGGCCAAGCATCAAAAGCGAATAAGAGATGTCTAGAAGAGCAAGAAACACTCCAACATTTTAAGCAACACACCAACCGTAATGAAGAGGGATGTTTTATCGTACAGCTTCCCACCAAGCAGGCAATCAGTGAAATAGGGGCAACATTGCCTATGGCGACCGCACGTTTCTTGAATGTTGAAAAAAGATTACAACATGATGAGCATCTAAAGGCTGAATACATACGATTTATGAACGAATATATTGAAATGGGACACATGTTTCAAGTAATGGACGATTTGATTCAGACGCAGAATTCCTTTTATCTATCACACCATTCGGTAATAAAAGCGTCAAGTTTAACTACAAAAGTCCGAGTGGTTTTCGATGCATCTGCCAAAAGTATATCTGGCGTATCTCTTAATGATGTCTTGAGGTGTGGTCCAGTTGTTCAGcaagatttattttcaattctcATTCGCTTCCGCAAGCATCAATTTGTCTTAACTTcggaaatagaaaaaaaaatttcaccaAATAAAGGTGGCAAAGGAAGACTGGGACctacaaaaaattgtttggaGATCCAGCCCTGA